In Chryseobacterium camelliae, one DNA window encodes the following:
- a CDS encoding tellurite resistance TerB family protein: protein MQKSNKPIAGYHLLMILSSVDGEFAPEEGMIVQQYLADEFPFRTNLDDELDTLAMLKPEEWKSHFEFHAGCFYEDSTEEERKNFIRFAKTLIKADDKVTDEEHSYYTLLKKNWNISNN from the coding sequence ATGCAAAAATCAAATAAGCCGATTGCCGGTTACCATTTATTAATGATCCTTTCTTCTGTAGACGGGGAATTTGCTCCTGAAGAAGGCATGATCGTGCAGCAGTACCTGGCCGATGAATTTCCTTTCAGAACCAATCTTGATGATGAACTGGATACGCTCGCCATGCTGAAACCCGAAGAATGGAAAAGCCATTTTGAATTTCATGCCGGATGTTTCTATGAGGATTCCACAGAAGAGGAGCGTAAAAATTTCATCCGGTTTGCCAAAACCCTGATTAAAGCGGACGATAAAGTGACCGATGAGGAGCACAGCTACTATACGCTGCTGAAAAAAAACTGGAATATTTCCAATAATTAA
- a CDS encoding DUF1599 domain-containing protein — MLKTSVQFQKVVAGCRDLFSKKLQDYGAAWRVLRPSSITDQIYIKVNRIRTLQMTDKKMIDESEEDEFVAIVNYSIVGLIQLEKGMSNDFNENNEEIMSLYDRYANEARALMEKKNHDYGEAWRDMRISSITDLIYQKVLRTKQIEDNQGKTIVSEGLEANYFDMLNYAVFCLIKFSEQAQEFKPKTI, encoded by the coding sequence ATGTTAAAGACTTCAGTACAGTTTCAGAAGGTAGTTGCCGGATGCCGGGATCTTTTCAGTAAAAAGCTACAGGATTACGGAGCCGCCTGGAGGGTATTAAGGCCCAGCTCGATAACCGATCAGATTTACATTAAAGTGAACAGGATCCGCACCCTGCAGATGACCGACAAAAAGATGATTGATGAAAGCGAGGAAGATGAGTTCGTGGCCATCGTTAATTATTCCATTGTAGGACTGATCCAGCTGGAAAAAGGGATGTCTAACGATTTCAATGAAAACAATGAGGAAATCATGAGCCTGTATGACCGCTATGCCAATGAAGCAAGAGCTTTAATGGAAAAGAAGAACCATGATTATGGGGAAGCGTGGAGGGACATGAGGATATCATCCATCACAGACCTTATTTACCAAAAAGTACTGAGGACCAAACAGATTGAAGACAATCAGGGAAAAACGATTGTCTCAGAAGGCCTTGAAGCCAACTATTTTGACATGCTGAACTATGCGGTTTTCTGCCTGATCAAGTTCTCTGAACAAGCCCAAGAATTCAAACCTAAAACTATTTAA
- the tpiA gene encoding triose-phosphate isomerase codes for MRKKIVAGNWKMNKNVIDAQQLMVQLLSYKNNHTTQCEVWIAPPSLYLMMARDIFEKDEIGIFAQDMSEHENGAYTGEISADMLESIEATGSLIGHSERRQYHGETDSHCNRKIKLALDKGLIPVYCNGETLEQRKAGQHLEVVKNQTEVALFTLSADEIKKVVIAYEPVWAIGTGETATPEQAQEIHAHIRNTIAGKYGQEVADEVSILYGGSVKPDNAKEIFSQPDIDGGLIGGAALKLEDFSKIIEAFN; via the coding sequence ATGAGAAAAAAGATCGTAGCAGGAAACTGGAAAATGAATAAAAACGTCATTGACGCCCAGCAGCTGATGGTTCAGTTACTAAGCTATAAAAACAACCATACCACCCAGTGCGAGGTATGGATCGCACCACCATCATTATATCTGATGATGGCCAGGGATATCTTTGAAAAGGATGAGATCGGCATCTTTGCACAGGATATGAGCGAACATGAAAACGGTGCCTACACCGGAGAAATTTCCGCTGATATGCTGGAATCCATTGAGGCAACCGGATCACTGATCGGGCATTCAGAAAGAAGGCAGTACCACGGTGAGACAGATTCGCACTGCAACCGTAAAATCAAGCTGGCACTGGACAAAGGCCTTATCCCGGTATACTGCAACGGAGAAACCCTTGAGCAGAGAAAAGCAGGTCAGCACCTTGAAGTGGTAAAAAACCAGACTGAAGTAGCCCTGTTTACCCTTTCTGCAGATGAAATTAAAAAAGTGGTGATTGCCTATGAACCGGTATGGGCCATTGGAACAGGAGAAACGGCAACCCCTGAACAGGCACAGGAAATCCATGCCCATATCAGAAACACGATAGCCGGGAAGTATGGACAGGAAGTAGCTGATGAAGTTTCGATCCTTTACGGAGGCTCCGTGAAGCCGGACAATGCCAAAGAAATTTTCTCACAACCGGATATTGATGGCGGACTGATCGGTGGTGCCGCATTAAAGCTGGAGGATTTCTCAAAAATCATTGAAGCTTTTAATTAA
- the folP gene encoding dihydropteroate synthase, translating to MRDHFLNCNGRLIGLQVPKIMGILNLTPDSFSDGGKFNTEHSALLHAEKLILEGAEIIDIGPQSTRPGAEFLSSDEEIRRIGNVISAVKKEFPDVLVSLDTFYGATVRYGFNEGIDMVNDISAGQFDESMWTEVARTRLPYIAMHINPDYAAMHQKVQYEDITLAVNSFFMQKTRELMDLGIRDVILDPGFGFGKTVEDQMKLLEEIGYLGFGRFPLLIGISRKSFIYKPLGKSPSDINEETQKLHLKVLEQGAKILRVHDVAEAKKTVDEFLRSRAGR from the coding sequence ATGCGTGATCATTTTTTAAACTGTAACGGCAGGCTGATCGGGTTACAGGTACCCAAAATTATGGGCATCCTGAACCTTACTCCCGATTCTTTTTCAGATGGAGGAAAATTTAACACTGAGCATTCTGCATTGCTGCATGCGGAAAAACTGATCCTTGAAGGTGCTGAAATCATCGATATAGGTCCGCAGTCCACACGTCCGGGCGCAGAATTCTTAAGCAGCGATGAAGAGATCCGCAGAATCGGAAACGTGATTTCTGCGGTTAAAAAAGAATTTCCGGACGTTCTGGTATCACTGGATACGTTTTACGGGGCCACCGTACGGTATGGATTCAACGAAGGCATTGATATGGTCAATGATATTTCGGCAGGGCAGTTTGATGAAAGCATGTGGACAGAAGTAGCCAGGACCAGGCTTCCGTATATCGCCATGCACATCAACCCGGATTATGCAGCAATGCATCAGAAAGTGCAGTATGAAGACATTACTTTAGCCGTTAACAGCTTTTTCATGCAGAAAACCAGGGAGCTGATGGATTTAGGGATCCGTGATGTGATCTTAGATCCGGGATTTGGTTTCGGGAAAACGGTGGAAGACCAGATGAAACTGCTGGAAGAAATCGGTTATCTGGGGTTCGGAAGATTCCCATTGCTCATAGGAATCTCCAGGAAATCATTTATTTACAAACCGCTTGGAAAATCTCCGTCAGACATTAACGAAGAAACCCAGAAGCTCCACCTGAAAGTGCTGGAACAGGGCGCGAAAATCCTGCGGGTACATGATGTGGCTGAAGCGAAGAAAACCGTGGATGAGTTTTTGAGAAGCAGGGCCGGAAGGTGA
- a CDS encoding esterase-like activity of phytase family protein encodes MKKILLSVIMITAIVACKEDDTTDTQEINYSKLPQEFPFTTMATINGVGVINGGFGSGAAAHPTRKGEFYVITDRGPNTDYLNGKKFLVPSFSPTIMHFKINAEGNIEVLKYIKLKNPSGQPITGLPNPAGMGSTGEVAYDANGNVLGTDPYGMDSESIVAAADGTFWVSDEYGPHIVHYSADGVEMERISPIGVNTGTRKLPAVLAKRRANRGMEGLCITPDGKTLVGTIQSMMYVPSKSLATNKTLTRIVTFDIATGQTKQFLYQQDGGASDSVCDITALSNTEFLVIERDGNFGSQGGIKKVYRISLSGASDVNGTDLSAANGMQINGKALEQCTWAEIASAGLKPVSKTLAVDLVSKIGYEHDKFEGLVYLGNNKIAVFNDDDFGIVDDGNGNPKAKILPKTGKVDKGTMYVVDIQ; translated from the coding sequence ATGAAAAAAATACTACTGTCTGTTATAATGATTACTGCCATAGTGGCCTGTAAAGAAGATGATACTACGGATACTCAGGAAATCAATTACTCAAAACTTCCTCAGGAATTTCCTTTTACAACGATGGCCACCATTAATGGTGTCGGAGTCATTAACGGAGGTTTTGGTTCCGGTGCGGCTGCTCATCCTACCAGGAAAGGAGAGTTTTATGTAATTACCGACCGTGGTCCTAACACAGATTACCTTAACGGCAAGAAATTCCTTGTGCCCTCTTTCAGCCCTACGATTATGCATTTTAAGATCAATGCGGAAGGGAATATAGAAGTTTTAAAATATATCAAACTGAAAAACCCTTCCGGCCAGCCGATTACCGGTCTTCCGAATCCAGCGGGGATGGGAAGTACGGGAGAGGTGGCATATGATGCCAACGGAAATGTTTTAGGTACGGATCCTTATGGTATGGACAGTGAAAGTATTGTTGCCGCTGCCGACGGAACTTTCTGGGTTTCTGATGAATATGGACCGCATATCGTACACTACAGTGCAGACGGTGTTGAAATGGAAAGAATAAGCCCGATTGGCGTCAATACAGGAACCAGAAAACTGCCTGCCGTTTTAGCCAAGAGAAGAGCGAACAGAGGGATGGAAGGATTGTGTATAACCCCTGACGGAAAAACCCTCGTAGGAACCATCCAGTCCATGATGTATGTTCCTTCTAAAAGTCTTGCAACAAATAAGACCCTAACGAGGATTGTAACTTTCGATATCGCTACAGGCCAGACAAAACAGTTCCTGTATCAGCAGGACGGGGGAGCTTCTGATTCAGTATGTGATATTACTGCATTAAGCAATACGGAATTCCTGGTGATCGAAAGAGATGGTAATTTCGGATCTCAGGGCGGGATCAAAAAAGTATACAGAATCAGTCTGTCCGGAGCCTCTGATGTTAACGGAACAGACCTAAGTGCTGCCAATGGAATGCAGATCAACGGAAAGGCACTGGAGCAATGTACCTGGGCGGAAATTGCATCTGCTGGACTGAAACCGGTTTCCAAAACCCTTGCGGTAGACCTTGTTTCAAAAATAGGCTATGAACACGATAAGTTTGAAGGACTAGTGTACTTAGGAAATAATAAGATTGCAGTCTTCAACGATGATGATTTCGGCATTGTAGATGATGGTAACGGGAACCCTAAAGCTAAGATACTTCCTAAAACAGGAAAAGTAGATAAAGGAACGATGTATGTAGTAGATATTCAGTAA
- a CDS encoding BT_3928 family protein: protein MIKGILRFVIALIFILSGFVKAVDLVGFSFKMEEYFSPAVFNMPFFEKFALLFSIIVVVLELLLGFMLLLKLKLRFSLSALIALCIFFGFLTFYSAYFNVVTDCGCFGDAIKFTPWQSFIKDIVLLIGLILLVILYRKEFRKKDEYSYSGPGKASSSWKYILLGLFSLGMIYCMAEGILHEPIIDFRDYKIGTNLKEEKIKINKNPSEYKTFYTLKNQKTGEVLKVNQDDYINDKKYWDAGSPWKIEEGKNESVLVKEGYKSEIVKFKIEDPTGMEITDEVINAPKAILVFSYQPKDVSPEMLQKVEQKVNAQKGALVYGVSTDPNTFKTIKNTMMDGTAIKTIARSNPFVLILQNGKIVDKQPAKDYIK from the coding sequence ATGATCAAAGGTATATTGCGTTTCGTCATCGCGTTGATTTTCATTCTTTCGGGCTTTGTAAAAGCCGTGGATCTGGTGGGGTTTTCGTTTAAGATGGAGGAATATTTTTCCCCTGCCGTTTTTAATATGCCTTTTTTCGAAAAGTTTGCCCTGCTGTTTTCCATAATTGTGGTTGTACTGGAGCTACTGCTGGGATTCATGTTACTCCTGAAGCTGAAGCTCAGGTTTAGCCTTTCAGCGCTTATCGCACTTTGTATATTTTTTGGCTTTCTTACCTTCTATTCTGCCTACTTCAATGTAGTTACGGATTGCGGATGTTTCGGCGATGCCATTAAGTTTACCCCATGGCAAAGCTTTATAAAAGATATTGTCCTCCTGATCGGGCTTATCCTGCTGGTGATATTGTACAGGAAAGAATTCAGAAAAAAAGATGAATACAGCTACTCTGGTCCCGGAAAGGCCTCATCAAGCTGGAAGTATATTCTTTTAGGCCTGTTTTCGCTGGGCATGATCTATTGCATGGCAGAGGGAATCTTACATGAACCGATCATTGATTTCCGGGATTATAAAATAGGGACCAACCTGAAGGAAGAAAAAATTAAAATCAATAAAAACCCTTCTGAATATAAGACTTTTTACACCCTCAAAAACCAGAAAACGGGTGAAGTGCTGAAGGTAAACCAGGATGATTATATCAATGATAAAAAATACTGGGATGCAGGATCGCCATGGAAAATCGAGGAAGGTAAAAACGAATCCGTCCTGGTAAAAGAAGGATATAAATCCGAGATCGTGAAATTTAAAATTGAAGATCCTACAGGAATGGAAATTACAGATGAGGTGATTAATGCCCCTAAGGCTATCCTTGTTTTTTCTTACCAGCCCAAAGATGTTTCTCCTGAAATGCTCCAAAAGGTAGAGCAAAAAGTAAACGCACAAAAAGGAGCTTTGGTATACGGGGTTTCCACGGATCCCAATACCTTTAAAACCATTAAAAATACTATGATGGATGGCACGGCCATTAAAACCATTGCCAGAAGCAATCCATTTGTCCTGATTTTGCAGAACGGAAAAATTGTGGACAAGCAGCCTGCAAAAGATTATATTAAATAA
- a CDS encoding DUF6058 family natural product biosynthesis protein, whose protein sequence is MEENFTYINDNYIVEEELCTVAGITKNELTDLIQNHLVPDASYVITKIVKITSPLNDEFLSESTEKYFNKSCISLIQKNKNIQDPSDYKEEFKNKFIQNLVNHPDKTFAYGNIFKENIPNAEKLDEAFEEEWEAYCNGIYGICTLNSSEEEIVKKEIAVKKLIHFNTEYSGKTLTKDELDELITLNEEFNEVAHKFAPYQRALSSRGKYLDKILDQNNLNHLVKKY, encoded by the coding sequence ATGGAAGAAAATTTTACTTATATTAATGACAATTATATTGTAGAAGAAGAACTGTGTACTGTAGCAGGAATTACTAAAAATGAGCTTACAGATCTTATTCAGAATCATCTGGTTCCGGACGCTTCGTATGTGATCACAAAAATTGTTAAAATTACATCCCCTCTTAATGATGAGTTTCTAAGTGAGAGTACAGAAAAGTATTTCAATAAAAGCTGTATTTCCCTGATTCAAAAAAACAAAAATATTCAGGACCCGTCTGACTACAAAGAAGAATTTAAAAATAAATTTATTCAAAATCTGGTAAATCATCCTGATAAAACCTTTGCTTATGGCAATATATTTAAAGAAAATATTCCCAACGCTGAAAAATTAGATGAGGCATTTGAAGAAGAGTGGGAAGCTTATTGCAATGGAATATATGGCATTTGCACTCTGAATTCTTCTGAAGAAGAAATTGTAAAAAAGGAAATTGCAGTGAAGAAGCTGATTCACTTCAATACAGAATATTCCGGAAAAACGCTCACCAAAGATGAATTAGACGAATTGATTACATTGAACGAAGAATTCAATGAAGTTGCGCATAAATTTGCACCTTATCAGAGGGCTTTAAGCAGCAGAGGGAAATATCTGGATAAAATTTTAGATCAGAATAATCTAAATCATTTAGTAAAAAAATATTAA